From the Paraflavitalea soli genome, the window ACCTGCTTGGGTGTGATGCGGTTCAACTCCTTAATACTTTGGTAATTGAAGTTAAGATCAGGTGAGCCTTTACGGTAAAAGTTGATGACCTTATTGGAAGCAAAGATGACAGGGGTACACAGTTCCAGTATCCGATGGTCGGAGAAGGTTTTAATGATCAACTCCGTTCCGATGCCATTCAGATCGCCAATTGTGATGCCTATTACCGGTTTTTGTTGCGGTGCACTCATATTTCTTAATTCTGGCGACTAAAGTACGAAGAAATTACCACTTACCTTTGCTGCATGTACACACTCAAAAAGTCGCTGGGACAGCATTTTTTAAAAGATGAGAACATCAGCCGTAAGATCGTGGAGGCCCTGCGGGAGCACCCTTTTCAGCAATTGCTGGAAGTAGGTCCGGGTGGCGGAGCGCTCACGAAATACCTGATCACCCTGGCCGGTGTTAACTTGAAGTGTGTGGAGCTGGATGACGAAAAAGTAGCCTGGCTCTTACAGGAATATCCCGTGCTGGAAGGCAGGATCATTCACCAGAGCATCCTGGACATTGCCGCTCCTTTTGAAGGCAGGTTTACGGTGGTGGGCAATTTTCCCTACAATATCTCTTCGCAGATACTATTTAAAATGCTCGACTGGAAAGAGCAGTTGGAATCGATGACCGGCATGTTTCAGAAAGAAGTAGCCCAG encodes:
- the rsmA gene encoding 16S rRNA (adenine(1518)-N(6)/adenine(1519)-N(6))-dimethyltransferase RsmA codes for the protein MYTLKKSLGQHFLKDENISRKIVEALREHPFQQLLEVGPGGGALTKYLITLAGVNLKCVELDDEKVAWLLQEYPVLEGRIIHQSILDIAAPFEGRFTVVGNFPYNISSQILFKMLDWKEQLESMTGMFQKEVAQRVAAKEGSKVYGVTSVLIQAFFKVEYLFEVDEKAFNPPPKVKSAVIRLHPLAQPVAMKSERALFVLVKAAFNQRRKTLRNAVKSLFPADVLQDELFNKRAEQLSVQDFAALTFRMNGGGVTS